The Synechocystis sp. PCC 6714 genome includes the window GGGGTTTATGAGTTAAAAATGTTTTTCAGCTGAGGATTTTCCCTACCATAATGGTCCGACGTTATAGTCGTTTCTAGTAAGACTTAGGTAGTCAAATTCACCGAAAAGCTTATCGATAAAGACTTAGGCAGCCTTGAAGTTATTTGAAATGACTATACCTATTTATTTTTTATCAAAGTGGAAGGATTGCAAGGGAAGAAAAAGTATAGTTGATTTAATTGCAAGTAAGACACTAACTAGAGCTAAAAGCGTCTTCGGTAAAGACCTTAGTCATCTCAATCTTACTTTGATTGACTATATTCCCAATTTGCCATCTTTTGCAAAAGTTAGCCAAGCTTTTAATAAAAATTGAGGGACTAGACCAATTGTAGGTTTTGGTAAACTTATCGGGCATATCCTGCTATTTTTTTGCTCAAACCGATGCAAAAGAGACATTCAATTTAATCCTGACTGACGGCCTCCACCACTAACCAGTTGCCTGCAGGATTATAACGGCCTCCGAGGGTAACCTTTTGGCTATGGTTAAAGTCGATTAATTGTTCTGCTACTTCCGGTCGTTCTGTAATTACCTGTATAGATTTACCCAATTCTCGACAGATTAGTTGGTAGGTTTGGTTAACATTTTTTTGGAATTCACCGCTGTAAACTAATTGGTTTTTTGCCAAGGGTAATTTGGCTAGACTAACATCCACTGGACAATGGCCAGACTGCGGATATTCATCGGGATTATCCAAATAATACCTTTGCCATTTTAGCCATTCAGGATGATCAACACTAAGGTTAAATAGGGGAATAACCGCTGCTGGAGCCTGGCGATCGCCAATGAGAGCTTCCTGTACATCGTGGACATTTAAATTCTGGGGATCACAATTTTTTTCCACACTTAAAGCTGCGACCATACCCACTGCTTGCCCTGTGTTCATCACTAAAGGTTGTAAACGGGTACTGCCATTGGCCATATGACTGACCGAAATATTCTTTTCACAGGGTAAATAGCCTCCCACCGTTGGGGATAAAAGGGCTTGAAAGGGAATGGTAAAAGGAGTTCCTGTCCACCGTCCACCCCAGATTAAAGATTTAGGACTGAGGGGAAATTCATAACCAGGGTAGTGATGGTCATTGGCATAATTACCCACCGCAATGCTAGTAACTTTGTGGCTATGAATTGGCAAGGAAGCTACCTGGCCCTGGGGCAAAATATCCCTTTCTGTAATAACTTGTTGACCCTTTAATCGGCGACTTTCTCGATAGTAAGGATGGAGAGCAAAGGCCGTGGAAAGATTGTCCATTTGTGGAAAAATCCCCGTGGCTAATTCCAAACTTTCCGAGTGATGCTGTTGTAAATAATGGGCGTAGGCATAGCTATATTGGTAGGCCTCCCGTAAATAGGTTTGCTTTTCCTTTTCACTGCCCAATAAGCGGTCTAAATTTTTACCGTAATCGTTGCCGGCGATCGGCCAGTTAACCATGTAATGTTCCCCAGGTAATTGACCATAGGTTAGAAATTCCTTTTCCCCATGGTTTTGCCAAGTAGTGGTGAAATTGTGGCTCACATCAATGGTGGGTTCAGCAATGATATTTGTCTGATTATTTATTGTTTTTCTGAGCAAAAATACCCACGTGGGAGACTGTATTGGATATTCTTTTGTCATCTCATTGGGAGCAGCGGGGCAACTGGGCTCATCGAATTTATCCTGCCAATCCCAACCCCAACGGTGGTCAATGTCCCCCAAAGCTAGTAAATCTCCCAATTCTGTACCATCGAGAATTAGCTTGGCCCGAATTTCATAGTCTGGAAACCTCACCCCCACCAGGCGATCGCCATTTTTTACCACTTCCATAGGGCACTGATTGGCAATCCAAGTCAAATTGGGTAATTCTGCCACCCAGTCAGCAAAAATCTTGGCCCCTAGACGGGGGTCAAAGGTAAATAAACTTACCCAACCATGGTCTAAACCTCCCGGTTGTTGGGCTTTTAATGCCCTTAAAAACTGCCCCCATAATCCTGTTTGCCAAGCGGCTAATTCATTGCCATCGGGAGCAGACACCCCCGCGGAGGTTAACATACCCCCCAACCAGGGCCATTCACTGACGAGAATAGTTTTTACGCCCCGCCGAGCCGCCTGGATTGCCGCCGCTGTGCCCCCAGTGCCCCCTCCCACCACCAAGATGTCTGTGGTTAATTGGCTGAGGGATTTTGTCGCAGTGCCCATAGTTTTTCAGAAAATTTAAGGACGATTTAAAAATTGTTTTGCTGTCAGGATAGGAATATTTTGATGCGCTTCCAAGACAAGTAAATCACTGTCGCCACTAATGAGCACATCAGATTGGGAGGCGATCGCCGTGGCCAAAACCATAGCATCGTTGGGATCTTTTAGTTCAGGTACTTCCAGTGGTTCGATAGGATAAATAGGATA containing:
- a CDS encoding FAD-dependent oxidoreductase translates to MGTATKSLSQLTTDILVVGGGTGGTAAAIQAARRGVKTILVSEWPWLGGMLTSAGVSAPDGNELAAWQTGLWGQFLRALKAQQPGGLDHGWVSLFTFDPRLGAKIFADWVAELPNLTWIANQCPMEVVKNGDRLVGVRFPDYEIRAKLILDGTELGDLLALGDIDHRWGWDWQDKFDEPSCPAAPNEMTKEYPIQSPTWVFLLRKTINNQTNIIAEPTIDVSHNFTTTWQNHGEKEFLTYGQLPGEHYMVNWPIAGNDYGKNLDRLLGSEKEKQTYLREAYQYSYAYAHYLQQHHSESLELATGIFPQMDNLSTAFALHPYYRESRRLKGQQVITERDILPQGQVASLPIHSHKVTSIAVGNYANDHHYPGYEFPLSPKSLIWGGRWTGTPFTIPFQALLSPTVGGYLPCEKNISVSHMANGSTRLQPLVMNTGQAVGMVAALSVEKNCDPQNLNVHDVQEALIGDRQAPAAVIPLFNLSVDHPEWLKWQRYYLDNPDEYPQSGHCPVDVSLAKLPLAKNQLVYSGEFQKNVNQTYQLICRELGKSIQVITERPEVAEQLIDFNHSQKVTLGGRYNPAGNWLVVEAVSQD
- a CDS encoding putative toxin-antitoxin system toxin component, PIN family yields the protein MEKVLSYQKLQKKLTLLSLTSEEVLLGMKEISLVYPIYPIEPLEVPELKDPNDAMVLATAIASQSDVLISGDSDLLVLEAHQNIPILTAKQFLNRP